A region from the Oceanidesulfovibrio marinus genome encodes:
- a CDS encoding glycosyltransferase has protein sequence MRLLGMGAVGKHHLLHTSRTLFDATSHVPPEHAERCARVGLGLMLQAWVDDPLDGGLAESIRSIHGRHAYLFDPIPPVLAEALSTVASTWNMPEEDLEFLTLFEQRDAEAALSYLDKELASSNHLLYRLNQARQLAGIFGRSEWLVDRIRNLPLNNGALVSKILGDALFLAGELDDAVASYDAIEGGAEWPGLLFRRGNALARAGRLDDARESWRQSVERSPWLINALLVLHDAVSRADRSVARVPESCAVLLYCFDKPGELDATLQSLFAGEIGGSKVLVLDNGSGTETQDMLAGWRSRISADRLEALRAPVNVGAPGARNWLIREVVERGYEWTAFLDDDVELPADWLGRLSAAAKAYPEAGVWGAKVVNATVREAIQGADFTLEPDPGEQPSLGAQGEKVPSPLALSALHHFDPDYGQFRYMRPCASVMGCCHLFRTSTLEKSGGFDLRFSPSQFDDVDHDLGLLAAGAAPVYQGHLAVGHRRPFPHLANITWEQAKAAEANHYKLRAKHTAHMAKLLNKQEALLLDDINAKWRRLMDGGVIALGR, from the coding sequence GTGCGCTTGTTGGGAATGGGTGCCGTGGGCAAGCACCATCTGCTGCACACCTCGCGCACTCTCTTCGACGCTACGTCCCATGTCCCGCCGGAGCATGCCGAGCGCTGCGCCCGCGTGGGGCTGGGGCTCATGCTCCAGGCCTGGGTGGACGATCCGCTGGACGGCGGCCTGGCCGAGTCCATCCGCTCCATCCACGGCCGCCACGCCTATCTGTTCGATCCCATTCCGCCCGTGCTGGCCGAGGCGCTCTCGACCGTTGCATCCACGTGGAACATGCCCGAGGAGGACCTGGAGTTCCTGACCCTTTTTGAGCAGCGGGATGCCGAGGCGGCGCTGTCATACCTGGACAAAGAGCTCGCCTCGTCCAATCATCTGCTCTATCGGCTCAACCAGGCGCGCCAGCTCGCCGGTATCTTCGGCCGGTCCGAATGGCTGGTGGATCGCATTCGCAATCTGCCCCTGAACAACGGCGCGCTGGTCTCCAAGATTCTGGGCGATGCGCTGTTTCTGGCCGGCGAGTTGGACGACGCCGTGGCCTCGTACGACGCCATCGAGGGCGGGGCCGAGTGGCCGGGGCTGCTCTTCCGGCGTGGCAACGCCCTGGCGCGCGCCGGCAGGCTGGATGACGCCCGCGAGTCGTGGCGGCAGAGCGTGGAGCGCTCTCCCTGGCTGATAAACGCGCTGCTTGTGCTGCACGATGCCGTGAGCCGCGCCGACCGCAGCGTGGCCAGGGTTCCGGAGAGCTGCGCCGTGCTCCTGTACTGCTTCGACAAGCCCGGCGAGCTGGACGCCACCCTCCAATCGCTCTTTGCCGGCGAGATCGGCGGTTCCAAGGTGCTGGTGCTCGACAACGGCAGCGGCACAGAGACGCAGGACATGCTGGCCGGCTGGAGGTCGCGTATTTCCGCAGACCGCCTGGAGGCTTTGCGCGCGCCGGTCAACGTGGGCGCGCCGGGGGCGCGCAACTGGCTCATCCGGGAGGTCGTGGAGCGCGGCTACGAGTGGACGGCGTTTCTGGATGACGATGTGGAGCTGCCGGCCGACTGGCTCGGCAGGCTCTCGGCGGCGGCCAAGGCGTATCCCGAGGCCGGCGTCTGGGGCGCCAAGGTGGTCAACGCCACGGTCCGCGAGGCCATCCAGGGAGCGGACTTCACCCTGGAGCCAGACCCCGGAGAGCAGCCGTCCCTGGGCGCTCAGGGCGAGAAGGTCCCGTCTCCGCTGGCTCTCAGCGCGCTGCACCATTTTGATCCGGATTACGGGCAGTTCCGCTACATGCGGCCGTGCGCCTCGGTCATGGGGTGCTGCCATCTCTTCCGGACATCCACGCTGGAGAAAAGCGGCGGCTTCGATCTGCGCTTCTCGCCAAGCCAGTTCGACGATGTGGACCACGACCTGGGGCTGCTCGCCGCCGGAGCCGCGCCTGTGTACCAGGGCCACCTGGCCGTGGGCCATCGCCGGCCCTTCCCACACCTGGCCAACATCACCTGGGAGCAGGCCAAGGCCGCGGAAGCCAACCACTACAAGCTGCGCGCCAAGCATACCGCACACATGGCCAAGCTCCTCAACAAGCAGGAGGCCTTGCTCCTGGACGACATCAACGCCAAGTGGCGTCGTTTGATGGACGGCGGCGTGATCGCGCTGGGCCGTTAA
- a CDS encoding GGDEF domain-containing protein: protein MIELLHAETPPHEGLIIGSTPDHPIDIVILDDSDSEAALEVLSQIKDSSSLRMIPVVIVSEKGSACLTELDALKHGAADFWTLPIADQVLLARVAVHTRRTRVTRSLARMSMTDLATGAASRRLFADSLRREWGRAMRENVWLSLAFIAMDGYETYAERLGGESAGECMTMLSEALGTCLRRPGDLISRFSDDIFSVILPVTDHHGAAHVSRQMHSSIEGLQLAFPGSVTRLPLAEYVSISMGMTSAVPVSGCDYERFAESAYSALGKAMARGPGTTNLQPTLMEVLN, encoded by the coding sequence GTGATCGAGCTGTTGCATGCTGAAACGCCGCCGCACGAAGGGTTGATCATCGGCAGTACGCCGGACCACCCGATCGACATCGTCATTCTGGACGATTCCGACTCCGAGGCCGCCCTGGAGGTCCTCTCGCAGATCAAGGATTCGTCGTCGCTGCGCATGATTCCCGTGGTCATCGTCTCCGAGAAGGGTTCAGCCTGCTTGACCGAGCTGGATGCGCTGAAGCACGGCGCCGCGGACTTCTGGACGCTGCCCATCGCCGATCAGGTGCTGCTGGCGCGGGTGGCCGTGCATACGCGCCGGACTCGCGTCACCAGGAGCCTGGCCCGCATGAGTATGACCGACCTGGCCACAGGCGCGGCGAGCCGGCGATTATTCGCGGATTCTCTGAGGCGGGAATGGGGCCGTGCCATGCGCGAGAATGTATGGCTCTCCCTGGCCTTCATCGCCATGGACGGCTATGAAACCTATGCCGAACGGCTGGGCGGCGAAAGCGCCGGCGAGTGCATGACCATGCTCTCCGAGGCGCTAGGCACGTGCCTGCGCAGGCCGGGCGACCTCATATCCAGATTCTCCGACGACATCTTCTCTGTGATTCTGCCTGTGACGGACCACCATGGCGCGGCCCACGTCTCCCGGCAGATGCACTCCTCCATCGAAGGCCTGCAGCTCGCCTTCCCCGGCAGTGTGACCAGGCTGCCTCTGGCCGAGTACGTCAGCATCTCCATGGGCATGACGTCGGCCGTGCCTGTCTCCGGCTGCGACTACGAGCGGTTTGCCGAATCCGCCTACAGCGCCCTGGGCAAGGCCATGGCGCGTGGTCCGGGGACCACCAACCTCCAGCCGACGCTCATGGAAGTGCTCAACTAG
- a CDS encoding GGDEF domain-containing protein: MGRPLKRFLQSATLALGAPTGWLLIVYLMGAGSQASGTYTFGVVLYMFLGSVIVFGVYSYVLGRSEERFAELSMHDHLTGLYNTRLFHDTLKSQFSLAERHGHNLTLLLLDVDRFKRVNDTYGHQVGDRVLSTIAQKVTGEVRTGDMVARVGGEEFAVILPETDTEGGAELAERIRETIQQTTLTLAGNVQLSVTVSIGVAGMDTLYPETTTELFASVDAALYEAKDSGRNCVRVAQRRPVEDLGHG; this comes from the coding sequence ATGGGCCGCCCGCTGAAGCGCTTTCTCCAGAGCGCGACCCTCGCCCTTGGTGCGCCCACCGGCTGGCTGCTCATCGTTTATCTCATGGGCGCCGGCAGTCAGGCTTCCGGGACGTACACGTTTGGTGTGGTCCTCTACATGTTCCTCGGCTCTGTCATCGTCTTTGGCGTGTACTCGTACGTTCTCGGCAGAAGCGAGGAGCGTTTCGCCGAGCTCTCCATGCACGACCATCTTACCGGCCTGTACAACACGCGGCTGTTCCATGACACGCTCAAGTCGCAGTTCTCCCTGGCGGAACGCCATGGCCACAACCTGACACTGCTGCTTCTGGATGTGGATCGCTTCAAGCGCGTGAACGATACGTACGGCCACCAGGTTGGCGACAGGGTGCTCAGCACCATCGCCCAGAAGGTAACGGGCGAGGTGCGCACCGGCGATATGGTCGCCCGGGTGGGCGGCGAGGAGTTCGCCGTCATCCTGCCGGAAACGGACACGGAAGGCGGAGCCGAGCTTGCCGAGCGCATCCGCGAAACCATCCAGCAGACCACCCTGACACTGGCCGGGAACGTTCAGCTCTCAGTCACGGTCTCCATAGGCGTGGCCGGAATGGATACCCTGTATCCCGAGACCACCACCGAGCTCTTCGCCTCCGTGGATGCGGCCCTGTACGAAGCCAAGGACAGCGGCCGCAACTGCGTTCGCGTCGCCCAAAGGAGGCCTGTAGAGGACCTGGGGCACGGCTGA
- a CDS encoding universal stress protein, translated as MKTIKKILCAVDFSEATAPVSSYAVLFANALGASIEVLYVAPDLQRYNLFEVPSRDIDSFVDNIIGGAEKNMRKCLDTEFANTKAHGVVRTGYAPQKILEYAEETGAEAIIIGSHGRRGVDRIVFGSVAEKVVKQSRIPVVTVPVRHE; from the coding sequence ATGAAGACCATCAAGAAGATACTCTGCGCCGTCGATTTTTCCGAAGCCACGGCTCCGGTCAGCAGCTACGCCGTGCTGTTCGCCAATGCGCTGGGCGCTTCGATTGAGGTGCTGTACGTCGCCCCCGACCTGCAGCGCTACAATCTCTTTGAGGTTCCTTCGCGGGACATCGACTCCTTTGTGGACAACATCATCGGCGGGGCCGAAAAAAACATGCGCAAATGCCTGGATACCGAGTTCGCAAACACCAAGGCCCATGGCGTTGTGCGCACGGGGTATGCGCCGCAGAAGATTCTTGAGTACGCCGAGGAGACCGGTGCCGAGGCCATCATCATCGGCAGCCACGGCCGTCGCGGCGTGGACCGGATCGTCTTCGGCTCCGTAGCCGAGAAGGTGGTGAAGCAGTCGCGCATTCCTGTGGTGACCGTGCCTGTGCGCCACGAGTAG
- a CDS encoding calcium/sodium antiporter — protein sequence MPPVLQLLIGLPLLLVGGHFLATGAGALALRLRIPQLTVGLTIVAMGTSAPELAVSLLAAMRSSPDIAMGNVIGSNIANLLLILGAVGVLRPLTLTTSIRWREIPFMLLSIIVLAALVNDASLSSMGSGTGPDVLGRGEGVALIGFFAVYLYYVVSVARSSGMQAEEEVTTLSLPVASLMTVGGLIALIAGGRLTVSGASGVALAMGASEALVGLTIVAIGTSLPELVTSLAAARQGNADLAVGNVVGSNIFNIFWILGVSSTISPVPFNTRLNADLGVLAAGTLLFFLFTYTGRRHTVDRGEAALFLLMYAAYVGYLAVRG from the coding sequence ATGCCTCCGGTGCTCCAGCTGCTCATTGGTCTGCCGCTGCTCCTGGTCGGCGGCCACTTTCTCGCCACCGGCGCAGGCGCTCTGGCCCTGCGGCTGCGCATCCCGCAGCTCACCGTGGGGCTGACCATCGTGGCTATGGGCACCTCGGCCCCGGAGCTGGCCGTCTCCTTGCTGGCGGCCATGCGCAGCTCGCCGGACATCGCCATGGGCAACGTCATCGGCTCCAACATCGCCAACCTGCTGCTCATCCTCGGGGCGGTGGGTGTTCTGCGACCACTGACGCTCACGACCTCCATCCGCTGGCGGGAGATACCGTTCATGCTCCTGTCGATCATTGTGCTCGCCGCGCTGGTGAACGACGCCTCCCTCTCCAGCATGGGGTCCGGCACGGGACCCGACGTGCTGGGCCGCGGCGAAGGCGTGGCGCTCATCGGCTTCTTCGCCGTCTATCTATACTACGTGGTCTCTGTGGCGCGATCCTCGGGCATGCAGGCCGAGGAGGAAGTCACCACGCTCTCACTGCCCGTGGCCTCGCTGATGACCGTGGGCGGCCTCATCGCCCTCATCGCCGGCGGCAGACTCACCGTGTCCGGCGCCAGCGGCGTGGCCCTGGCCATGGGCGCCAGCGAAGCGCTGGTGGGGCTGACCATCGTGGCCATCGGCACCTCCCTGCCCGAGCTCGTCACCTCTCTGGCCGCGGCGCGGCAGGGCAACGCGGACCTGGCCGTGGGCAATGTGGTGGGCTCAAACATCTTCAATATTTTCTGGATACTGGGAGTTTCCTCCACCATCTCGCCGGTGCCGTTCAATACGCGGCTCAACGCGGACCTCGGCGTGCTCGCCGCCGGAACCCTGCTCTTCTTCCTGTTCACATACACCGGCCGCCGGCACACAGTGGATCGCGGCGAGGCCGCCCTGTTTCTGCTCATGTACGCCGCCTACGTGGGCTACCTGGCTGTTCGGGGATGA
- a CDS encoding mechanosensitive ion channel family protein → MDINEIHQWFSGMPSWAENIILSLIAVVVVLVVKRLLLAMVRPTEEDIKFRFVIENGLSITSSVAIILAMVFIWLDGFKPLFTVLGLIAAGLTISSKEVVMSFLGFFALVTRDHFGIGDRVCVGDNIWGDVTGKGILFFTVLEISQDIQGQSTGRLIRVPNMVVFTHPVINATKGFDAVWHEIPIRVTPDSDWRELKTIMRHAADDWLERSHLDLDKLQRKMQRAQVTFRVRRPGVYVSVGNGTINVTVRYLCPARQRRDSEHEITEQILAGIEENANIRLLGEY, encoded by the coding sequence ATGGATATAAACGAAATCCACCAGTGGTTCTCCGGCATGCCGAGCTGGGCCGAGAACATTATCCTCAGTCTCATCGCCGTTGTCGTCGTGCTGGTGGTGAAGCGACTGCTGTTGGCCATGGTCCGGCCCACGGAAGAAGACATCAAGTTCCGTTTCGTCATCGAAAACGGCCTCTCCATCACCTCGTCCGTGGCCATCATCCTGGCCATGGTCTTCATCTGGCTGGACGGTTTCAAGCCGCTTTTCACCGTGCTGGGCCTCATCGCCGCGGGCCTCACCATCTCCTCGAAAGAAGTCGTGATGAGCTTTCTCGGCTTTTTCGCGCTGGTCACACGCGACCACTTCGGCATCGGCGACCGCGTGTGCGTGGGCGACAATATCTGGGGCGACGTGACCGGCAAGGGCATCCTCTTCTTCACCGTCCTGGAGATCTCCCAGGACATTCAGGGCCAGTCCACGGGCCGGCTCATCCGCGTGCCCAACATGGTCGTGTTCACCCACCCGGTGATCAACGCGACCAAGGGATTCGACGCCGTCTGGCACGAGATACCCATACGGGTGACGCCGGACAGCGACTGGCGGGAGCTCAAGACCATCATGCGCCATGCGGCCGACGACTGGCTGGAGCGCTCCCACCTGGACCTGGACAAGCTCCAGCGCAAAATGCAGCGCGCCCAGGTGACGTTCCGCGTCCGCCGGCCCGGGGTCTACGTCTCCGTTGGCAACGGCACCATCAACGTCACGGTGCGCTATCTGTGCCCGGCGCGGCAACGGCGCGACAGCGAACACGAGATTACCGAACAGATTCTCGCCGGCATCGAGGAAAACGCCAACATCAGGCTCCTTGGCGAGTACTGA
- the corA gene encoding magnesium/cobalt transporter CorA has protein sequence MFDLLRSHSAKAGDPPGQAAYVGPVKDFIPYMECVTYSGEAMERRRIEPSELHDVLDSCRATGTVLWIRLVGIHDPALARQAGEAIGLHPLLIEDALNTAHRPSLDEGETILFATSKALSYDEENDRILSEHVVIALADGICLTLEENPKNPWDAIYPRLQTPKSRMRQMGADYLFSCLYDTLVDNCFLVVDAIAASSRQMEETLIRQGEDGDAPLLKDIYSLRKQLLLFQSVVLPMYETTARLVRDEQQHFSEEVRPFLRDIRDHAVHVRDATMLLSTLLENLTDTAISLAGLKLNAVMRVLTVIATIFIPLTFIAGVYGMNFQNMPELHAHYGYYIVLCIMLIVAIAMLLFFRKRRWI, from the coding sequence ATGTTCGACCTGCTGCGAAGCCACTCCGCCAAGGCCGGCGACCCGCCTGGACAGGCGGCCTACGTGGGTCCGGTAAAGGACTTCATCCCGTACATGGAGTGCGTGACCTACTCCGGCGAGGCCATGGAGCGCCGGCGCATCGAACCTTCCGAGCTGCACGATGTGCTTGATTCATGCCGAGCCACCGGCACGGTGCTCTGGATACGGCTGGTGGGCATTCACGATCCGGCCCTGGCGCGTCAGGCGGGCGAGGCCATCGGCCTGCATCCCCTGCTCATCGAGGACGCCCTGAACACGGCGCACCGGCCCTCTCTGGACGAGGGCGAAACCATCCTCTTCGCCACCTCCAAGGCGCTCTCATACGACGAAGAGAATGACAGAATTCTCTCGGAGCACGTGGTCATCGCCCTGGCCGACGGCATCTGCCTGACCCTGGAGGAAAACCCGAAAAACCCCTGGGACGCCATCTATCCCCGGCTCCAGACCCCAAAGAGCCGGATGCGCCAGATGGGCGCGGACTACCTCTTCTCCTGCCTGTACGACACCCTGGTGGACAACTGCTTCCTCGTGGTGGACGCCATTGCCGCCTCCAGCCGCCAGATGGAGGAGACCCTGATCCGCCAAGGCGAGGACGGCGACGCCCCCCTGCTCAAGGACATCTACAGCCTGCGCAAGCAGCTCCTGCTCTTCCAGTCCGTCGTGCTGCCCATGTACGAGACCACCGCGCGCCTGGTGCGCGACGAGCAGCAGCATTTCTCCGAGGAGGTGCGGCCTTTCCTGCGTGACATCCGCGACCACGCCGTGCATGTACGCGACGCCACCATGCTGCTCTCCACCCTGCTGGAGAACCTTACGGACACGGCCATCTCCCTGGCCGGGCTCAAGCTCAACGCCGTGATGCGGGTGCTCACGGTCATCGCGACCATCTTCATCCCCCTCACCTTCATTGCCGGCGTCTACGGAATGAACTTCCAGAACATGCCTGAGCTCCACGCCCACTACGGTTACTACATAGTGCTCTGCATCATGCTTATCGTGGCTATTGCCATGCTCTTATTCTTCAGGAAGCGTAGATGGATATAA